A segment of the Oceanipulchritudo coccoides genome:
ACTTGTGGTGATCGCTCTTTACGCCACTGTGGTTGTGCGCTCCCTGATGCGGCTGGTACGAGAGCGTGATCCGTTTATCCGTCTCGCGGGGACCGGACTTGCCTGTATGTTGGGTGTGCAGGCCATGATCAACATGGGTGTCGCGGTGCGGCTGTTGCCGGCCAAGGGTATGACGCTTCCGTTTGTAAGCTATGGTG
Coding sequences within it:
- a CDS encoding FtsW/RodA/SpoVE family cell cycle protein, whose amino-acid sequence is GGFFGVGVGEGQVKWSLPDAHTDFIIAVAAEEYGLILVLVVIALYATVVVRSLMRLVRERDPFIRLAGTGLACMLGVQAMINMGVAVRLLPAKGMTLPFVSYG